In one Dehalogenimonas formicexedens genomic region, the following are encoded:
- a CDS encoding cation-translocating P-type ATPase, with protein sequence MLESINMVESNWHSLPPDEVLKKLDTASSGLSRVEAKKRLEQYGPNALAEKPGKPLWLVFLSQFANPLVYVLFAAAAISIFTGHGVDTLTIFGVLLVNAVIGYIQETRAEKAMAALKEMTAPQANVRRDGRLHVIPARELVPGDIIILAAGDRVPADARLMQVNGLESNESALTGESETVKKSLPPLSADATLGDRTNLIFQGTSVTKGQGEAVVVATGMATELGRIAGSLEEIPQERTPLQKNIARLSTTLVIILLGVCALILAAGLIRGLGLTDMVLFAVAAAVSAIPEGLPAVVTVVLAIGMRIMANRHAIIRRLVAVETLGSATVICSDKTGTLTINQMTLRKLFLDGRSLEVTGEGYRPEGEFKEGRRTVEIAKDEALIKILRVGVLANDASITTGAECCEIFGDPTEAALLVAAAKAGITKNELEKSEPRLDELPFSSELQYMAALNAGADNHRTVNLKGAAEKVLDMCKLIWRDGKAVKLDAAARNQVTQEIESMAASGLRVLALASAELDNSGADFGGLSFEDGLVFIGLVGIADPPRPEARDAVALAKGAGIRVIMITGDHVSTAKAIAKQVGIDGEQALTGAELSAMDEADFTRSVEKISVYARIEPLQKLRIVKTLKSRGEVVAVTGDGVNDAPALKAADIGVAMGKSGTDVAREAADMVLTDDNFTSVVAAVEEGRGIFNRLRSVFYYLLASNIGELLALAAAIAIIGEAPLLAVQILWVNVVTDATLTVPLALEPRRGDELDGPPRSPDVGLLYPGMAWRIGYTAAIMGTAVFGIFWWGLQHETIEQARTLAFCTIVSFELFKGFVARTDDKPVLRIGLFSNRWFLLALGIAVLLQLAAVYLPFMQAAFHTAPPSLTDWLIILGAGLSIFVIEELRKQFFPDLFSKGKWRKGS encoded by the coding sequence ATGCTAGAATCTATTAACATGGTTGAAAGCAACTGGCATTCCCTCCCACCCGACGAAGTCCTAAAAAAGCTGGACACCGCCAGTTCCGGCTTGAGCAGGGTTGAAGCGAAAAAACGGCTGGAACAATACGGCCCGAATGCTCTCGCAGAAAAACCGGGCAAACCGTTGTGGTTGGTCTTCCTGTCCCAGTTCGCCAATCCCCTGGTCTATGTTCTTTTCGCCGCGGCCGCCATTTCGATTTTCACCGGCCATGGTGTGGATACGCTTACCATCTTCGGTGTCCTCCTGGTCAATGCCGTAATCGGTTACATCCAGGAGACCCGGGCTGAAAAGGCGATGGCCGCTCTCAAAGAAATGACGGCGCCCCAGGCAAATGTCAGGCGTGACGGGCGTCTGCATGTAATCCCAGCCCGTGAACTGGTCCCGGGTGACATCATCATTCTTGCGGCTGGCGACCGCGTTCCGGCTGACGCCCGGCTGATGCAGGTGAACGGTCTGGAGAGCAATGAATCCGCCCTCACCGGCGAGTCCGAAACGGTGAAAAAAAGCCTGCCACCACTTTCCGCAGACGCCACTCTGGGCGACCGCACCAACCTGATTTTCCAGGGAACGTCGGTCACCAAAGGCCAGGGTGAAGCAGTCGTTGTCGCCACCGGCATGGCGACAGAACTCGGGCGGATTGCCGGCAGCCTGGAAGAAATCCCCCAGGAAAGGACCCCGCTTCAGAAAAATATCGCCCGTTTGTCCACCACCCTGGTAATCATTCTCCTCGGCGTCTGCGCCTTGATCCTGGCCGCCGGTTTGATCCGCGGACTGGGGCTAACCGACATGGTGCTGTTCGCGGTTGCCGCCGCTGTGTCCGCTATTCCGGAAGGTCTGCCCGCGGTGGTCACCGTCGTTCTTGCCATAGGTATGAGGATCATGGCCAATCGGCATGCCATCATCCGGAGGCTTGTCGCTGTGGAGACGCTGGGATCGGCCACCGTTATCTGCTCCGATAAAACGGGCACCCTTACCATCAATCAGATGACATTGCGGAAGCTTTTTTTGGACGGTCGTTCTTTGGAAGTCACCGGCGAGGGTTACAGGCCCGAGGGGGAATTCAAAGAAGGCCGCAGAACCGTCGAGATAGCAAAAGACGAAGCGTTGATCAAGATCTTGCGCGTGGGCGTCCTAGCGAATGATGCCTCTATCACTACCGGAGCTGAGTGTTGCGAAATTTTTGGCGACCCGACCGAAGCGGCCTTGCTGGTTGCCGCCGCCAAAGCCGGCATCACAAAAAACGAATTGGAAAAGTCCGAGCCGCGCCTTGACGAACTGCCTTTTTCATCCGAACTTCAGTATATGGCCGCTCTCAACGCCGGCGCCGATAACCACCGAACGGTAAACCTGAAGGGCGCCGCGGAAAAAGTCCTGGACATGTGCAAGTTGATCTGGCGCGACGGCAAGGCTGTGAAACTTGATGCTGCTGCCAGAAACCAGGTCACTCAGGAAATCGAATCGATGGCAGCTTCCGGGCTGAGAGTGCTGGCGCTGGCATCCGCGGAACTGGATAATTCCGGCGCCGATTTTGGCGGCCTTTCATTCGAAGACGGGCTGGTTTTCATCGGACTGGTCGGGATTGCCGATCCACCGCGGCCTGAGGCCAGAGATGCGGTCGCTTTGGCAAAGGGAGCCGGCATCAGGGTGATCATGATCACCGGCGACCATGTCTCGACGGCCAAAGCTATCGCCAAGCAGGTTGGCATCGATGGGGAGCAAGCCCTTACCGGAGCCGAGCTTTCGGCAATGGATGAAGCCGATTTCACGCGTTCTGTCGAAAAAATCTCCGTTTATGCCAGGATCGAGCCGCTTCAAAAATTGCGCATCGTCAAAACCTTGAAAAGCCGGGGCGAAGTGGTGGCGGTCACCGGCGACGGCGTCAACGACGCTCCCGCGCTCAAGGCGGCGGACATCGGCGTGGCCATGGGCAAATCCGGCACCGATGTCGCCCGCGAGGCCGCCGATATGGTGCTGACAGATGACAACTTCACTTCAGTAGTTGCCGCAGTCGAAGAAGGACGCGGTATTTTCAACCGCCTGCGCTCGGTATTTTATTACCTGCTGGCGTCTAATATCGGCGAACTGCTGGCCCTGGCGGCGGCTATTGCCATCATCGGCGAGGCGCCGCTGCTTGCGGTACAGATCCTGTGGGTCAATGTCGTCACCGACGCCACCCTGACGGTGCCCCTGGCCCTGGAACCTCGACGGGGTGACGAACTCGACGGGCCGCCCCGGTCACCCGATGTCGGCCTGCTGTATCCCGGCATGGCCTGGCGTATCGGTTACACCGCGGCGATCATGGGGACGGCGGTGTTCGGTATTTTCTGGTGGGGGCTCCAACACGAGACGATAGAACAAGCCCGGACGCTGGCTTTCTGCACTATCGTCAGCTTCGAACTTTTCAAAGGTTTTGTTGCCCGTACCGATGATAAACCGGTCCTCAGGATCGGTCTTTTTTCCAACAGGTGGTTTTTGTTGGCGTTGGGTATCGCCGTTCTTCTCCAATTGGCGGCGGTGTATTTGCCATTCATGCAGGCGGCTTTTCACACCGCGCCGCCT